A single region of the Rhipicephalus microplus isolate Deutch F79 chromosome 10, USDA_Rmic, whole genome shotgun sequence genome encodes:
- the LOC119181285 gene encoding uncharacterized protein LOC119181285 isoform X2, with protein MKGRPSYAYSERLMKKMGWTEGKGLGKNENGSPDFIRPKVKVNTKGIGFTGVDDRWIEHQEAFDSLLGNLNDGNPAAKEDKLISVEERAFKLGGRVHYSKFLRGKDLSQKKKEDLNAIVVKRKNKKDLESVRGADSNGQGDLSGVKTHTSSLSYQEYFAQRMKASKRRRGLEEDGDSQSCEQNRESGGEDSEMKSVKKSKRFEKNTSAQNEWTSCTDKDKVGTGLALNGVYTENAGSSQDENVQPKKKKKKLKDKFDDGSRSQSSEMSVEQREETLMKDPVEVATMPDKFCQESVVPERRKKPKHADDSEPTLLEATVSHTEPCSEGGVSQQVKRKSRHKSCDSGESEEFENVASSAERALKEDVLKKQKKSKRAVENEEMFKQHGQLKKLKRDLADEDEQIEQEDRSQVRKRGTSKAAVLDANAEVLPKDCELGKPKQKQEAKEKKGVAKLNAKASAREGSSQLLEVASKKCEQEQEENDEYGKQIGGACVKAKSVPKQNLKEDASFGNRNPQQKQTNQNTKGNKQSKQGQEDIAAAEKGHSEEDVPRRQKKSKCTAKNEAVFEQCGQSKKLKCDLADENEQIKQEGVSQVRKRGTSEAVVLGANAEVLSKDCELGKPKQKQEAKEKKGVAKLNAKANAREGSSQQQEVASKKCEQEQEKNDKYENQIGGARVTTKTVSKQKLKKDASFGVKNLQQKQTNQNTEGNERPKQVLEDIAAPEKRRPEKKVVQTSNIPQKKLKKEKKSSGSKLKQNEGTGTKPVVKKHNKDKYENQIGEASVKTKTVSKQKPKKGASFGNKNLQQEQTNQNTEGNGRPKQVLEDIAATEKRRPEKKVVQTSNIPQKKLKKENKSSGSKLKQNEGTGTKPVVKKHDKDKYENQIGGASVKTKTVSKQKPKKGASFGNKNLQQEQTNQNTKGNKRPKQGLGDVAAPEKCHSEKKVVRTSNIPQKKLKKEKKSSGSKLKQNERTRMKPVVKKHDKHKYENQIGGARVKTKTVSKQKRKKDASFGNKNPQQEQTNQNTKGNKRPKQGLADIAPPGKRRPEKKVVQTSNIPQKKLKKEKKSSGSKLKQNERTGTKPVVKKHDKDASKLAGENSKATATKPVSGATRHLCPVACSSARLEEGTWMPYFNPNISVRAIDDRTAASMAQWVVDTVENSGSKITPYKACHLDKETYAALLSEHILKRHRTSNWMQIPGYGSDSWVQGIVNYLKSEMLVKGQKDASSSASKVVE; from the exons ATGAAAGGCAGGCCGA GCTACGCCTACAGCGAGAGGCTGATGAAAAAGATGGGCTGGACAGAGGGCAAAGGACTGGGAAAAAATGAGAATGGCTCGCCCGATTTCATTCGACCCAAGGTGAAGGTGAACACCAAAG GCATAGGCTTCACCGGTGTTGATGATCGTTGGATAGAGCACCAGGAGGCCTTTGACAGTCTTCTAGGCAACCTGAACGATGGTAACCCTGCAGCTAAAGAGGATAAGCTCATCAGTGTTGAAGAGAGGGCATTCAAGCTTGGCGGTCGTGTTCA CTACTCAAAATTTCTCAGAGGAAAGGACCTGAGTCAGAAGAAAAAAGAGGACCTCAATGCCATCGTGGtcaagaggaaaaacaaaaaagacttg GAAAGTGTGCGAGGGGCTGACTCAAACGGCCAAGGAGACCTGTCAGGAGTGAAAACGCACACTAGTAGTTTGAGCTACCAAGAGTACTTTGCTCAACGCATGAAGGCGTCGAAACGACGTAGAG GGCTTGAGGAGGACGGAGACTCTCAGTCTTGCGAACAAAATAGAGAGAGTGGAGGTGAAGACAGCGAGATGAAGTCTGTAAAGAAAAGCAAAAGGTTTGAAAAAAATACTTCTGCACAGAATGAATGGACCTCTTGCACCGATAAAGACAAGGTTGGAACCGGCCTGGCACTTAATGGCGTTTACACTGAAAATGCTGGCTCATCTCAAGATGAAAATGTTCAAcccaagaagaaaaagaaaaagttaaaGGACAAATTTGATGATGGCAGCAGAAGCCAGAGCTCTGAGATGAGCGTTGAGCAACGAGAAGAAACGCTTATGAAAGACCCAGTGGAGGTTGCCACAATGCCGGACAAATTCTGCCAGGAAAGCGTTGTCCCTGAAAGGCGAAAAAAACCGAAACACGCTGATGACAGTGAGCCAACCCTACTCGAAGCTACCGTATCGCATACAGAGCCTTGCTCTGAAGGTGGTGTATCTCAGCAGGTCAAGagaaagtcaaggcacaagtctTGTGATAGTGGTGAAAGTGAGGAGTTTGAGAATGTCGCATCATCTGCGGAGCGAGCCTTGAAAGAGGACGTtcttaaaaaacagaaaaaatcaAAGCGTGCAGTTGAGAACGAGGAAATGTTCAAGCAGCATGGACAATTGAAAAAACTGAAGCGTGATCTGGCTGATGAGGATGAGCAGATAGAACAAGAAGACCGTTCGCAGGTCAGGAAGAGAGGCACAAGTAAGGCTGCTGTGTTGGATGCCAATGCTGAGGTGCTCCCGAAGGACTGCGAACTCGGGAAGCCTAAGCAAAAGCAGgaggcaaaggaaaaaaagggtgTAGCTAAGTTGAATGCTAAAGCTAGTGCCAGGGAAGGGTCCAGTCAACTGCTGGAAGTGGCATCTAAGAAGTGTGAACAGGAGCAAGAGGAAAATGATGAATACGGGAAGCAGATCGGAGGAGCCTGTGTGAAAGCCAAGTCAGTGCCTAAGCAAAATTTGAAAGAAGACGCATCATTTGGCAACAGAAATCCGCAGCAAAAACAGACTAATCAGAACACTAAAGGTAATAAACAGTCTAAACAAGGACAGGAGGACATAGCAGCAGCTGAGAAGGGTCACTCAGAAGAAGACGTCCCTAGAAGACAGAAAAAATCAAAGTGTACAGCCAAGAATGAGGCAGTGTTTGAGCAATGCGGGCAATCGAAGAAACTGAAATGTGATCTGGCTGATGAGAATGAGCAGATAAAGCAAGAAGGCGTTTCGCAGGTCAGGAAGAGAGGCACAAGTGAGGCTGTTGTGTTGGGTGCCAATGCTGAGGTGCTCTCAAAGGACTGCGAACTAGGGAAGCCTAAGCAAAAGCAGgaggcaaaggaaaaaaagggtgTAGCTAAGTTGAATGCTAAAGCTAATGCCAGGGAAGGGTCCAGTCAACAGCAGGAAGTGGCATCTAAGAAGTGTGAACaggagcaagaaaaaaatgataaatacGAGAACCAGATTGGAGGAGCCCGTGTGACAACCAAGACAGTGTCTAAGCAAAAGCTGAAAAAAGACGCATCATTTGGCGTCAAAAATCTGCAGCAAAAACAGACCAATCAAAACACTGAAGGTAATGAACGGCCTAAACAAGTACTGGAGGACATAGCGGCACCTGAGAAGCGTCGCCCAGAAAAAAAAGTTGTCCAAACAAGTAATATACCTCAgaaaaaactaaagaaagaaaagaaatcttCAGGGTCTAAGCTGAAGCAAAACGAAGGAACCGGAACGAAGCCAGTTGTAAAAAAACACAATAAAGATAAATACGAGAACCAGATCGGAGAAGCCAGTGTGAAAACCAAGACAGTGTCTAAGCAAAAGCCGAAAAAAGGCGCATCATTTGGCAACAAAAATCTGCAGCAAGAACAGACCAATCAAAATACTGAAGGTAATGGACGGCCTAAACAAGTACTGGAGGACATAGCGGCAACTGAGAAGCGTCGCCCAGAAAAAAAAGTTGTCCAAACAAGTAATATACCTCAGAagaaactaaagaaagaaaataaatctTCAGGGTCTAAGCTGAAGCAAAACGAAGGAACCGGAACGAAGCCAGTTGTAAAAAAACACGATAAAGATAAATACGAGAACCAGATCGGAGGAGCCAGTGTGAAAACCAAGACAGTGTCTAAGCAAAAGCCGAAAAAAGGCGCATCATTTGGCAACAAAAATCTGCAGCAAGAACAGACCAATCAAAACACTAAAGGTAATAAACGGCCTAAACAAGGACTGGGGGACGTAGCGGCACCTGAGAAGTGTCACTCAGAAAAAAAAGTTGTCCGAACAAGTAATATACCTCagaagaaactaaaaaaagaaaagaaatcttCAGGGTCTAAGCTGAAGCAGAACGAAAGAACCAGAATGAAACCAGTTGTaaaaaaacatgataaacataaataCGAGAACCAGATCGGAGGAGCCCGTGTGAAAACCAAGACAGTCTCTAAGCAAAAGCGGAAAAAAGACGCATCATTTGGCAACAAAAATCCGCAGCAAGAACAGACCAATCAAAACACTAAAGGTAATAAACGGCCTAAACAAGGACTGGCGGACATAGCGCCACCTGGGAAGCGTCGTCCAGAAAAAAAAGTTGTCCAAACAAGTAATATACCTCagaagaaactaaaaaaagaaaagaaatcttCAGGGTCTAAGCTGAAGCAAAACGAAAGAACCGGAACGAAGCCAGTTGTAAAAAAACATGATAAAGATGCAAGCAAGCTTGCTGGAGAGAATTCTAAGGCAACTGCAACCAAGCCGGTTTCGGGAGCCACCCGCCACCTGTGCCCCGTAGCATGTAGCTCAGCCAGGCTTGAGGAAGGGACCTGGATGCCCTACTTCAACCCCAACATCAGTGTGCGAGCCATAGACGACCGCACTGCTGCATCGATGGCTCAGTGGGTCGTCGACACGGTGGAGAATTCGGGCAGCAAAATAACACCTTACAAGGCGTGCCACCTGGACAAGGAGACTTATGCCGCATTGCTCAGCGAGCACATTTTGAAGAGGCATAGAACTTCCAACTGGATGCAGATTCCGGGGTATGGAAGTGATTCTTGGGTGCAAGGCATCGTGAACTATTTGAAATCCGAAATGCTGGTTAAGGGCCAAAAAGATGCTTCGTCTTCAGCGAGTAAGGTTGTGGAATGA
- the LOC119181285 gene encoding uncharacterized protein LOC119181285 isoform X1 → MNRRIAQEFPDSGSLIKTEIFTEQRSQLPQGYAYSERLMKKMGWTEGKGLGKNENGSPDFIRPKVKVNTKGIGFTGVDDRWIEHQEAFDSLLGNLNDGNPAAKEDKLISVEERAFKLGGRVHYSKFLRGKDLSQKKKEDLNAIVVKRKNKKDLESVRGADSNGQGDLSGVKTHTSSLSYQEYFAQRMKASKRRRGLEEDGDSQSCEQNRESGGEDSEMKSVKKSKRFEKNTSAQNEWTSCTDKDKVGTGLALNGVYTENAGSSQDENVQPKKKKKKLKDKFDDGSRSQSSEMSVEQREETLMKDPVEVATMPDKFCQESVVPERRKKPKHADDSEPTLLEATVSHTEPCSEGGVSQQVKRKSRHKSCDSGESEEFENVASSAERALKEDVLKKQKKSKRAVENEEMFKQHGQLKKLKRDLADEDEQIEQEDRSQVRKRGTSKAAVLDANAEVLPKDCELGKPKQKQEAKEKKGVAKLNAKASAREGSSQLLEVASKKCEQEQEENDEYGKQIGGACVKAKSVPKQNLKEDASFGNRNPQQKQTNQNTKGNKQSKQGQEDIAAAEKGHSEEDVPRRQKKSKCTAKNEAVFEQCGQSKKLKCDLADENEQIKQEGVSQVRKRGTSEAVVLGANAEVLSKDCELGKPKQKQEAKEKKGVAKLNAKANAREGSSQQQEVASKKCEQEQEKNDKYENQIGGARVTTKTVSKQKLKKDASFGVKNLQQKQTNQNTEGNERPKQVLEDIAAPEKRRPEKKVVQTSNIPQKKLKKEKKSSGSKLKQNEGTGTKPVVKKHNKDKYENQIGEASVKTKTVSKQKPKKGASFGNKNLQQEQTNQNTEGNGRPKQVLEDIAATEKRRPEKKVVQTSNIPQKKLKKENKSSGSKLKQNEGTGTKPVVKKHDKDKYENQIGGASVKTKTVSKQKPKKGASFGNKNLQQEQTNQNTKGNKRPKQGLGDVAAPEKCHSEKKVVRTSNIPQKKLKKEKKSSGSKLKQNERTRMKPVVKKHDKHKYENQIGGARVKTKTVSKQKRKKDASFGNKNPQQEQTNQNTKGNKRPKQGLADIAPPGKRRPEKKVVQTSNIPQKKLKKEKKSSGSKLKQNERTGTKPVVKKHDKDASKLAGENSKATATKPVSGATRHLCPVACSSARLEEGTWMPYFNPNISVRAIDDRTAASMAQWVVDTVENSGSKITPYKACHLDKETYAALLSEHILKRHRTSNWMQIPGYGSDSWVQGIVNYLKSEMLVKGQKDASSSASKVVE, encoded by the exons ATGAATCGACGTATCGCCCAAGAATTTCCGGACTCTGGCTCGCTAATTAAGACAGAAATTTTCACCGAACAGCGCTCACAACTGCCACAAG GCTACGCCTACAGCGAGAGGCTGATGAAAAAGATGGGCTGGACAGAGGGCAAAGGACTGGGAAAAAATGAGAATGGCTCGCCCGATTTCATTCGACCCAAGGTGAAGGTGAACACCAAAG GCATAGGCTTCACCGGTGTTGATGATCGTTGGATAGAGCACCAGGAGGCCTTTGACAGTCTTCTAGGCAACCTGAACGATGGTAACCCTGCAGCTAAAGAGGATAAGCTCATCAGTGTTGAAGAGAGGGCATTCAAGCTTGGCGGTCGTGTTCA CTACTCAAAATTTCTCAGAGGAAAGGACCTGAGTCAGAAGAAAAAAGAGGACCTCAATGCCATCGTGGtcaagaggaaaaacaaaaaagacttg GAAAGTGTGCGAGGGGCTGACTCAAACGGCCAAGGAGACCTGTCAGGAGTGAAAACGCACACTAGTAGTTTGAGCTACCAAGAGTACTTTGCTCAACGCATGAAGGCGTCGAAACGACGTAGAG GGCTTGAGGAGGACGGAGACTCTCAGTCTTGCGAACAAAATAGAGAGAGTGGAGGTGAAGACAGCGAGATGAAGTCTGTAAAGAAAAGCAAAAGGTTTGAAAAAAATACTTCTGCACAGAATGAATGGACCTCTTGCACCGATAAAGACAAGGTTGGAACCGGCCTGGCACTTAATGGCGTTTACACTGAAAATGCTGGCTCATCTCAAGATGAAAATGTTCAAcccaagaagaaaaagaaaaagttaaaGGACAAATTTGATGATGGCAGCAGAAGCCAGAGCTCTGAGATGAGCGTTGAGCAACGAGAAGAAACGCTTATGAAAGACCCAGTGGAGGTTGCCACAATGCCGGACAAATTCTGCCAGGAAAGCGTTGTCCCTGAAAGGCGAAAAAAACCGAAACACGCTGATGACAGTGAGCCAACCCTACTCGAAGCTACCGTATCGCATACAGAGCCTTGCTCTGAAGGTGGTGTATCTCAGCAGGTCAAGagaaagtcaaggcacaagtctTGTGATAGTGGTGAAAGTGAGGAGTTTGAGAATGTCGCATCATCTGCGGAGCGAGCCTTGAAAGAGGACGTtcttaaaaaacagaaaaaatcaAAGCGTGCAGTTGAGAACGAGGAAATGTTCAAGCAGCATGGACAATTGAAAAAACTGAAGCGTGATCTGGCTGATGAGGATGAGCAGATAGAACAAGAAGACCGTTCGCAGGTCAGGAAGAGAGGCACAAGTAAGGCTGCTGTGTTGGATGCCAATGCTGAGGTGCTCCCGAAGGACTGCGAACTCGGGAAGCCTAAGCAAAAGCAGgaggcaaaggaaaaaaagggtgTAGCTAAGTTGAATGCTAAAGCTAGTGCCAGGGAAGGGTCCAGTCAACTGCTGGAAGTGGCATCTAAGAAGTGTGAACAGGAGCAAGAGGAAAATGATGAATACGGGAAGCAGATCGGAGGAGCCTGTGTGAAAGCCAAGTCAGTGCCTAAGCAAAATTTGAAAGAAGACGCATCATTTGGCAACAGAAATCCGCAGCAAAAACAGACTAATCAGAACACTAAAGGTAATAAACAGTCTAAACAAGGACAGGAGGACATAGCAGCAGCTGAGAAGGGTCACTCAGAAGAAGACGTCCCTAGAAGACAGAAAAAATCAAAGTGTACAGCCAAGAATGAGGCAGTGTTTGAGCAATGCGGGCAATCGAAGAAACTGAAATGTGATCTGGCTGATGAGAATGAGCAGATAAAGCAAGAAGGCGTTTCGCAGGTCAGGAAGAGAGGCACAAGTGAGGCTGTTGTGTTGGGTGCCAATGCTGAGGTGCTCTCAAAGGACTGCGAACTAGGGAAGCCTAAGCAAAAGCAGgaggcaaaggaaaaaaagggtgTAGCTAAGTTGAATGCTAAAGCTAATGCCAGGGAAGGGTCCAGTCAACAGCAGGAAGTGGCATCTAAGAAGTGTGAACaggagcaagaaaaaaatgataaatacGAGAACCAGATTGGAGGAGCCCGTGTGACAACCAAGACAGTGTCTAAGCAAAAGCTGAAAAAAGACGCATCATTTGGCGTCAAAAATCTGCAGCAAAAACAGACCAATCAAAACACTGAAGGTAATGAACGGCCTAAACAAGTACTGGAGGACATAGCGGCACCTGAGAAGCGTCGCCCAGAAAAAAAAGTTGTCCAAACAAGTAATATACCTCAgaaaaaactaaagaaagaaaagaaatcttCAGGGTCTAAGCTGAAGCAAAACGAAGGAACCGGAACGAAGCCAGTTGTAAAAAAACACAATAAAGATAAATACGAGAACCAGATCGGAGAAGCCAGTGTGAAAACCAAGACAGTGTCTAAGCAAAAGCCGAAAAAAGGCGCATCATTTGGCAACAAAAATCTGCAGCAAGAACAGACCAATCAAAATACTGAAGGTAATGGACGGCCTAAACAAGTACTGGAGGACATAGCGGCAACTGAGAAGCGTCGCCCAGAAAAAAAAGTTGTCCAAACAAGTAATATACCTCAGAagaaactaaagaaagaaaataaatctTCAGGGTCTAAGCTGAAGCAAAACGAAGGAACCGGAACGAAGCCAGTTGTAAAAAAACACGATAAAGATAAATACGAGAACCAGATCGGAGGAGCCAGTGTGAAAACCAAGACAGTGTCTAAGCAAAAGCCGAAAAAAGGCGCATCATTTGGCAACAAAAATCTGCAGCAAGAACAGACCAATCAAAACACTAAAGGTAATAAACGGCCTAAACAAGGACTGGGGGACGTAGCGGCACCTGAGAAGTGTCACTCAGAAAAAAAAGTTGTCCGAACAAGTAATATACCTCagaagaaactaaaaaaagaaaagaaatcttCAGGGTCTAAGCTGAAGCAGAACGAAAGAACCAGAATGAAACCAGTTGTaaaaaaacatgataaacataaataCGAGAACCAGATCGGAGGAGCCCGTGTGAAAACCAAGACAGTCTCTAAGCAAAAGCGGAAAAAAGACGCATCATTTGGCAACAAAAATCCGCAGCAAGAACAGACCAATCAAAACACTAAAGGTAATAAACGGCCTAAACAAGGACTGGCGGACATAGCGCCACCTGGGAAGCGTCGTCCAGAAAAAAAAGTTGTCCAAACAAGTAATATACCTCagaagaaactaaaaaaagaaaagaaatcttCAGGGTCTAAGCTGAAGCAAAACGAAAGAACCGGAACGAAGCCAGTTGTAAAAAAACATGATAAAGATGCAAGCAAGCTTGCTGGAGAGAATTCTAAGGCAACTGCAACCAAGCCGGTTTCGGGAGCCACCCGCCACCTGTGCCCCGTAGCATGTAGCTCAGCCAGGCTTGAGGAAGGGACCTGGATGCCCTACTTCAACCCCAACATCAGTGTGCGAGCCATAGACGACCGCACTGCTGCATCGATGGCTCAGTGGGTCGTCGACACGGTGGAGAATTCGGGCAGCAAAATAACACCTTACAAGGCGTGCCACCTGGACAAGGAGACTTATGCCGCATTGCTCAGCGAGCACATTTTGAAGAGGCATAGAACTTCCAACTGGATGCAGATTCCGGGGTATGGAAGTGATTCTTGGGTGCAAGGCATCGTGAACTATTTGAAATCCGAAATGCTGGTTAAGGGCCAAAAAGATGCTTCGTCTTCAGCGAGTAAGGTTGTGGAATGA